The stretch of DNA GCGACCGAGCACCTCGGAGAACCGCCGATCGAGCGTCCGCCGCGTCACCGGCAACTTGCGGGCAACATCGTTCACTCCCAACGGCGGGTTGTGCTCGTGGTTCCAAATGATCTCCAACGCTTGCCGTACGATCTCGTCTTGGACCTGCTCTTCTTGAGGGGCCATGACTTCCTCCACAACCGGTTGGGTTTCTGTCGCCTGGCACTGGGTTTCCGTTGACTGGCGAAGGGCTTCGTCGAGCAGAGAGAAGGCGAACGGCATGACGCCGACGCCCGTTGCTTGCCCTCGCTGCACCAAATCGATCAAGCCGTCGTAGCCGCCCCGCAGCCGGGCGGACTGGTCGATTCCGAAGACGCAGTTAGTCGGGCTGACACGAGCCGCGCGCAGTCGACGGGTGACCGCATCGCCGTGCAGTGAGACCCAACGCTCCGTCCAACCACCGCCGGGCATGGGTCGGTAGCGATGCCAGACGCCGGGAAGCAGGAAGATCAAGACATCTCCCATCAGGCGGATCGGACCCGTCGCCTCGGACTCGAACTCGCCGTTGGCGCCCGTCAGTAGGAGCACCTGATGCTCCGGCAAAGTCCGTCCGGTCCGCCAGCTGTAGGCATAAAGCGTCGGATGGTTGCGTGGGGGATAGCAGTCGCCGGGCCGGACCTCGTCGCGGCCGACGCCGGTGACGCGGTTCTGGGTGACATCACCGTTGCGGTCGGGGAGGTAACGGAAGAACCGCGCGGCGCCCTGACCCGGTCCAGTGACGCGGGCGGGGCGAACGCGGTCCGATTCGCGTCCCGACCGCTTCGCAGTGGGTCGCACATCGAGACGCGTAATCTCGCTGCGATTGATGAGAACGCCCGAGCAGATCGTGGTCATGGCGTTGTCCAAGGGGGTGAAATCGACGGTGTAGAAAAGCGGTAGCGAAAAGCAGCAGCAAAGGCCCGGCGTTAGGCGCCCGGCAGGTCCTGCCGGACGAAGTCGGGCAGGTTGATCGTTCCCAGTCGCACAGGTGATCCGTTCTCACGCTGTTGGAGCGATTGCTCGCGCGACGTGCGGATGTGGTTCACCACCAGACGCTGGGCGGCGTCGGAGTCGCGTGCCGAGAGGGCCTCGACGATTGAGCGGTGGGCCGTATTGGCGTTACGGATACGTTCGACTGAGTGCTCGCCGCGGCGGGCGTTGAACATCGACGAGATGCTACGGGTATTCTCGATGAGGTCCGTTAGGCGACGGTTGCCGGCCGAGGCGATGATCAACATGTGGAAGGCCATGTCCGCTGCCAGGAATCTCCGCAGCGACTCGCCATCCAGTCGGAGGCTGTTCGCGGCGGTAGCGCAGGCGACTTCGGCCTCGATCGAATCGCAGAGCGACCCAAGCTCGCCGAGAGCCTCGGGGCTGATTCGCTCGGCCGCTTTCGACGCCGCCATGCCCTCCAGGGCCTCACGGATCTCGAAGAGCTCAACCAGCTCACTGCTGGAGACTTCGCGAACGATCGTGCCGTAACGAGGGACCTGCTCGACCAGCCCTTCATGGGACAGCCGTCGCAGGGCCTCGCCGATGGGGGTGCGGCTGAGGCCCAGGTCTTTCGCCAGGGCCGCCTCAGAGACCACCGAACCAGGCGGCAGCTGCCCGGTGGTGA from Botrimarina mediterranea encodes:
- a CDS encoding AraC family transcriptional regulator, translated to MTTICSGVLINRSEITRLDVRPTAKRSGRESDRVRPARVTGPGQGAARFFRYLPDRNGDVTQNRVTGVGRDEVRPGDCYPPRNHPTLYAYSWRTGRTLPEHQVLLLTGANGEFESEATGPIRLMGDVLIFLLPGVWHRYRPMPGGGWTERWVSLHGDAVTRRLRAARVSPTNCVFGIDQSARLRGGYDGLIDLVQRGQATGVGVMPFAFSLLDEALRQSTETQCQATETQPVVEEVMAPQEEQVQDEIVRQALEIIWNHEHNPPLGVNDVARKLPVTRRTLDRRFSEVLGRTVLDEINACRLSRAKRLLADTDSPIKAVAYLAGFPSRERLRLAFLTHEGMPPSEYREAIRKARPASVSE
- a CDS encoding GntR family transcriptional regulator, with the protein product MHKRVSRSSEAYSRLRERITTGQLPPGSVVSEAALAKDLGLSRTPIGEALRRLSHEGLVEQVPRYGTIVREVSSSELVELFEIREALEGMAASKAAERISPEALGELGSLCDSIEAEVACATAANSLRLDGESLRRFLAADMAFHMLIIASAGNRRLTDLIENTRSISSMFNARRGEHSVERIRNANTAHRSIVEALSARDSDAAQRLVVNHIRTSREQSLQQRENGSPVRLGTINLPDFVRQDLPGA